Proteins co-encoded in one Acidovorax sp. 69 genomic window:
- a CDS encoding DUF2788 domain-containing protein: protein MIFGFTEAQISGFFLTYGVGAFILYMLFIIGQLAWESKAGRFGTFVLFLGLGVGFLGFLAKIMIQWWLEK from the coding sequence GTGATTTTTGGTTTTACCGAGGCGCAGATCTCGGGGTTCTTTCTCACCTACGGTGTGGGGGCGTTCATCCTCTACATGCTGTTCATCATCGGGCAGCTGGCGTGGGAGTCCAAGGCAGGGCGCTTTGGCACCTTCGTACTGTTCCTTGGTCTGGGCGTGGGGTTTTTGGGGTTCTTGGCGAAAATCATGATTCAGTGGTGGCTGGAGAAGTGA